In a genomic window of Amycolatopsis japonica:
- a CDS encoding FecCD family ABC transporter permease, translating to MVNVPEPLRLFAEPDDETSRPLRLTGPVLLLSAALVLSLIAGIALGPSTVALADVLRYLGKAITGGTITGDEVTGYSIVWQVRTPRVLLAAVVGAGLAVVGVAVQALVRNALADPFVLGISSGASVGAAAVVVFGLFAGLGVLALSTAAFLGALGATALVYLAARGKFGLTPLRLVLTGVALTYAFQAVMSVLVYLSPNGQAAQTVLFWLLGSLGSATWASLPLAALGVAVAVVVLLRYGTALDVLSMGDETAMSLGTDAAALRRWLFLLTAVVTGLLVAVSGSIGFVGLVLPHVVRMIAGSGHRRVLALAPLVGAVFLVWVDLLARTLVAPEELPLGVITALIGVPVFLVVMRRRGYTFGGR from the coding sequence GTGGTGAACGTGCCTGAGCCGCTCCGCCTCTTCGCGGAACCGGACGACGAGACCTCACGCCCGCTCCGGCTCACCGGCCCGGTGCTTCTGCTCTCGGCCGCGCTCGTGCTCTCGCTGATCGCGGGCATCGCGCTCGGCCCGTCCACCGTCGCGCTCGCGGATGTCCTGCGCTACCTGGGAAAGGCGATCACCGGCGGCACCATCACCGGCGACGAGGTCACCGGGTACTCGATCGTCTGGCAGGTCCGCACGCCGCGGGTGCTGCTGGCGGCCGTGGTCGGCGCCGGGCTCGCGGTGGTCGGGGTGGCCGTGCAGGCGCTGGTCCGCAACGCCCTCGCCGATCCGTTCGTGCTGGGGATCTCCTCGGGCGCCTCGGTCGGTGCCGCCGCCGTGGTCGTGTTCGGCCTGTTCGCCGGGCTCGGCGTGCTGGCGCTGTCGACGGCCGCGTTCCTCGGCGCGCTCGGTGCGACCGCGCTGGTGTATCTGGCCGCCCGCGGCAAATTCGGGCTGACGCCGTTGCGGCTCGTGCTCACCGGAGTCGCGCTCACGTACGCCTTCCAGGCCGTGATGAGCGTGCTCGTCTACCTCTCGCCGAACGGCCAGGCCGCGCAGACCGTGCTGTTCTGGCTGCTCGGCAGCCTCGGCTCGGCGACGTGGGCGTCACTGCCGCTGGCCGCGCTCGGCGTGGCCGTCGCGGTCGTGGTCCTGCTGCGCTACGGCACCGCGCTCGACGTCCTGTCCATGGGCGACGAGACCGCGATGAGCCTCGGCACCGACGCGGCCGCCTTGCGACGCTGGCTCTTCCTGCTCACCGCGGTCGTCACCGGATTGCTCGTGGCGGTCAGCGGTTCGATCGGCTTCGTCGGGCTGGTCCTGCCGCATGTGGTGCGGATGATCGCCGGTTCTGGGCACCGCCGGGTGCTGGCGCTCGCGCCGCTGGTGGGCGCGGTCTTCCTGGTGTGGGTCGATCTGCTGGCCCGCACACTCGTCGCCCCCGAGGAACTGCCGCTCGGCGTGATCACCGCGTTGATCGGCGTTCCGGTGTTCCTCGTCGTGATGCGGCGCCGCGGCTACACGTTCGGAGGCCGCTGA
- a CDS encoding ABC transporter ATP-binding protein codes for MLSLRELSVEVAGTTLIRELRLDVGEGEVVGLLGPNGSGKSTALRCVYRALAPSGGAVLLDGTDIAEQGLRDTARRIAALTQDSRADLDFTVEEVVALGRSPHQRGNLRLSARERALCREALRRMDITHLAQRGVLTLSGGERQRVLVARALVQEPEVLVLDEPTNHLDVRHQVELLKFLRDCGLTVLVALHDLNLASAVCHRIALLRAGSLAACGTPSEVLTPETIHAVFGVEVTQVTHPVTGALQLLYDLPADETEGISR; via the coding sequence ATGCTGTCGTTGCGCGAACTTTCGGTCGAGGTGGCCGGGACGACGTTGATCCGCGAGCTGCGTTTGGACGTCGGCGAGGGCGAGGTCGTCGGCCTCCTCGGCCCCAACGGGAGCGGCAAGTCGACGGCGTTGCGCTGCGTCTACCGCGCGTTGGCCCCGTCCGGGGGCGCGGTCCTGCTCGACGGGACCGACATCGCGGAGCAGGGTCTGCGCGACACCGCCCGCCGGATCGCCGCGCTCACCCAGGACAGCCGGGCGGATCTCGACTTCACCGTCGAGGAGGTCGTCGCGCTCGGCCGGTCGCCGCATCAGCGCGGCAACCTCCGGCTCTCGGCCCGTGAACGCGCGCTGTGCCGGGAAGCGTTGCGGCGCATGGACATCACTCATCTCGCGCAGCGCGGTGTGCTGACGCTTTCGGGCGGCGAACGGCAGCGGGTCCTGGTGGCGAGGGCGCTCGTGCAGGAACCGGAGGTGCTGGTCCTCGACGAGCCGACCAATCATCTCGACGTCCGCCACCAGGTGGAACTGCTGAAGTTCCTGCGTGACTGCGGGCTCACCGTGCTCGTCGCGCTGCACGATCTCAACCTCGCCTCCGCCGTTTGTCACCGGATCGCGTTGCTGCGCGCGGGATCGCTCGCCGCCTGCGGCACGCCGTCCGAAGTGCTCACGCCGGAAACGATCCACGCCGTCTTCGGTGTCGAGGTCACCCAGGTGACCCATCCCGTGACCGGCGCGCTCCAACTGCTCTACGACCTTCCCGCCGACGAAACCG
- a CDS encoding class I SAM-dependent methyltransferase: MHWYEDDDLWVGFADVMFPPSRAEEAERLTATSPLLEVADGTKVLDLACGPAIHVVPLARRGADVTGVDLSPAMLERAREACENAGVAAKLIQADMLEYTEPGAYDLIINMYTSFGYFTEPGDNLTVLRNAHASLAPGGRLLVDVLGKEVLAGWVGRPKAVDIDGGTVFMRDTILDDWTRLETEWTLVRGGEAKRASILSFLYSAAELKALFETAGFTGVECFGDFDGSPYDNHARRLIVRGERA; this comes from the coding sequence ATGCACTGGTACGAGGACGACGACCTGTGGGTCGGCTTCGCGGACGTGATGTTCCCGCCCAGCCGGGCCGAAGAGGCCGAACGCCTGACGGCCACGTCACCGCTGCTCGAAGTCGCCGACGGCACGAAGGTGCTCGATCTGGCGTGCGGCCCGGCGATCCACGTCGTGCCGCTGGCCAGGAGGGGCGCCGACGTGACCGGCGTCGACCTCAGCCCGGCGATGCTCGAACGCGCCCGCGAGGCCTGCGAAAACGCGGGAGTCGCCGCGAAGCTGATCCAGGCCGACATGCTCGAGTACACCGAGCCCGGCGCGTACGACCTGATCATCAACATGTACACGTCGTTCGGCTACTTCACCGAGCCCGGCGACAACCTCACAGTGCTGCGAAACGCCCACGCCAGCCTCGCGCCCGGCGGCAGGCTGCTGGTGGACGTGCTCGGCAAGGAAGTGCTGGCCGGCTGGGTCGGGCGACCGAAAGCGGTCGACATCGACGGCGGGACGGTGTTCATGCGCGACACCATCCTCGACGACTGGACCCGCCTCGAAACCGAATGGACCCTGGTGCGCGGTGGCGAGGCGAAGCGGGCGTCGATCCTCTCCTTCTTGTACAGCGCCGCGGAACTGAAGGCGCTGTTCGAGACCGCGGGCTTCACCGGCGTCGAATGCTTCGGCGACTTCGACGGCTCGCCGTACGACAACCACGCGCGCCGCCTGATCGTGCGTGGTGAACGTGCCTGA